Proteins found in one Salmo salar chromosome ssa26, Ssal_v3.1, whole genome shotgun sequence genomic segment:
- the LOC106587378 gene encoding dynein regulatory complex subunit 4, whose product MPPKKKAAAKSVKGKTPTVVDGLSTEEMSKEQLEEHIVRLREELDREREERNYFQLERDKIHTFWEITKRHLDERKADLRNRDREMEEAEERHQVEIKVYKQKVKHLLYEHQNSISELKGEGVVSNKLMQKEHAELENELCKGMRTLKVDFKEQELSNENLVKGLKLKNDQEITKTRNDFERQVREIEAKYEKKMQMLRQEQDLRRKTEIHEIEERKNSQINTLMKNHEKAFSDIKNYYNDITLNNLALINSLKEQMEEMKRKEERLEKDMAEVLLQNKRLTEPLQRAKEEVAELQKQLANYEKDKTSLAGAKAHLKVADKEMKDLKWEHEVLEQRFSKVQVERDDLYKKFTQAIQEVQQKSGFKNLLLERKLGALTNTLEKKEAQLNEVLSASNLDHTALSVVTRKLEEVLDSKNIAIKDLQYELARVCKAHNDLLKTYEAKLQAFGIPMEELGFKPLESSVAGHSLGQGPAGLVSAPT is encoded by the exons CTGGAGGAGCACATTGTGCGGCTGCGGGAGGAgctggacagggagagggaggagaggaactaCTTCCAGCTGGAGAGGGACAAGATCCACACCTTCTGGGAGATCACCAAGAGACACCTGGACGAGAGGAAGGCAGACCTGAGAAACAGAGACCGGGAGATGGAAGAGGCTGAAGAGCGCCACCAAGTAGAGATCaag gTGTACAAGCAGAAAGTGAAGCATCTGCTGTATGAGCACCAGAACAGCATCTCAGAGCTGAAGGGAGAGGGCGTGGTCTCTAACAAGCTGATGCAGAAAGAGCACGCCGAGCTGGAGAACGAGCTCTGCAAGGGCATGCGCACCCTCAAAGTGGACTTTAAGGAGCAGGAGCTCTCCAACGAGAACCTCGTCAAGGGCCTCAAACTG AAAAACGACCAGGAAATTACCAAAACGAGAAATGACTTTGAGAGACAAGTGCGAG AAATTGAGGCCAAGTATGAGAAGAAGATGCAGATGCTGCGTCAGGAGCAGGACctgaggaggaagacagagatcCACGAGATCGAGGAGAGGAAGAACAGCCAGATCAACACGCTGATGAAGAACCACGAGAAGGCTTTCAGCGACATCAAGAACTACTACAACGACATCACCCTCAACAACCTGGCCCTCATCAACTCACTCAAG gaacAAATGGAGGAGATGAAGAGGAAGGAGGAGCGTCTGGAGAAGGACATGGCAGAGGTGCTGCTGCAGAACAAGCGCCTGACGGAGCCCCTGCAGAGGGCCAAGGAGGAGGTGGCCGAGCTGCAGAAACAACTGGCCAACTACGAGAAGGACAAGACCTCACTGGCG GGGGCCAAAGCACATCTGAAGGTCGCAGACAAGGAGATGAAAGACCTGAAGTGGGAACACGAAGTGCTGGAACAGAGGTTTAGTAAG GTCCAGGTGGAGCGTGATGACCTGTATAAGAAGTTCACCCAGGCCATCCAGGAGGTGCAGCAGAAGAGTGGCTTTAAGAACCTCCTGTTGGAGAGGAAACTGGGGGCTCTGACCAACACCCTGGAGAAGAAGGAGGCTCAGCTCAACGAGGTGCTGTCTGCCTCCAACTTGGACCACACCGCCCTCAGCGTGGTCACACGCAAACTGGAG GAAGTTTTGGACTCCAAGAACATTGCGATCAAAGACTTGCAGTATGAGTTGGCGCGGGTTTGTAAG GCccataatgacctgctgaaaacCTACGAGGCCAAGCTGCAGGCCTTTGGGATCCCTATGGAGGAGCTGGGCTTCAAGCCCCTGGAGAGTAGTGTGGCTGGACACTCCCTGGGCCAGGGCCCTGCAGGCCTGGTGTCTGCCCCCACATGA
- the LOC106587376 gene encoding LOW QUALITY PROTEIN: carboxylesterase 3 (The sequence of the model RefSeq protein was modified relative to this genomic sequence to represent the inferred CDS: inserted 1 base in 1 codon), whose translation MIWIHGGCFLVGGASLCDGSSLSAFGDVGVVILQYCLGIPGFSSTGDGQYPGTXGILNQVCALRWVQETISSFGGDPGSVTIFGESAGGVAVFLHDCSTRPSVRVENPLISMFIQDDPKAAAQLVAQRAGCPSDDCRAHDLPQYPQDIEVATPALGEMVLSVRRDGTVIPTNLEEVVQTKSFLSFPSILGINNHEYDWMLPHFFLFPGWDLGMTCENMMILVFMLQKLHLPDSALGIIVEEYFGDMKDPVGIRDAFLELMGDLLIVVLGV comes from the exons ATGATTTGGATCCATGGTGGATGCTTCCTCGTGGGAGGGGCTTCACTCTGTGATGGCTCCTCATTGTCTGCCTTCGGGGATGTTGGGGTGGTCATCCTCCAATACTGTTTGGGTATCCCAGGGTTCTCCAG CACTGGAGATGGCCAGTACCCCGGAA TGGGTATTCTGAACCAGGTGTGTGCCCTGCGCTGGGTGCAGGAGACTATCAGCAGCTTTGGGGGAGACCCAGGATCTGTCACCATTTTTGGAGAGTCTGCTGGTGGTGTTGCTGTCTTTTTACAT GACTGTTCCACAAGGCCATCAGTCAGAGTGGAGAACCCCCTCATCTCTATGTTCATCCAGGATGACCCCAAAGCTGCTGCACAG ctGGTGGCACAGAGAGCAGGCTGTCCCAGTGATGACTGCAGAGCTCATGACCTGCCTCAGTACCCTCAGGACATAGAAGTGGCTACACCTGCGCTG gggGAGATGGTTCTGTCTGTGCGCAGGGATGGGACAGTCATCCCTACCAACCTGGAGGAAGTAGTGCAGACCAAGAGCTTCCTGAGCTTCCCCAGCATCCTAGGGATCAACAACCATGAGTATGACTGGATGCTCCCACAT TTTTTCCTGTTTCCTGGATGGGATCTTGGAATGACCTGTGAAAACATGATGATCCTGGTGTTTATGCTTCAGAAACTG CATCTGCCAGACTCTGCCCTGGGGATCATCGTAGAGGAGTACTTTGGTGACATGAAGGACCCCGTGGGGATCAGAGATGCCTTCTTGGAGCTTATGGGAGATCTACTGATTGTGGTCCTGGGGGTGTAG
- the LOC106587375 gene encoding methenyltetrahydrofolate synthase domain-containing protein isoform X2, whose amino-acid sequence MEAVITINPGATKWDIREKVWDYIEAKNLANFPRPVHNRIPNFKGAIPACDRLSALQEFKSSQTVKVNPDRPQQQARYITLDARKTLLVPTPRLRTGLFNKIVPPEGASKEELRVCSTSQGVKEFSVPVGLDSKVQVDLLVVGSVAVSEKGYRIGKGEGFADMEYAMMLCMGAVTESTVVVTIVHDCQVVDIPEDLIESHDITVDYILTPTRVIKTDCQRPKPPGVIWTKLNAEMLEKIPVLKKLRALEEEQGKDVTLGTHPPPQPRERARREPRRDREPRSEGDRPRREPRRRPRRNTQEDSERDLNGESREETEQKPRRRPPRVRREGDREGGREGDGEGGQEGGREGGRRVRGFRNGGFREGGRDGSRGRGRGGGREGARGRGREVDRDGVGQEGREEGGEPRERRPPLTVTTVYLGGIPAGLRVSELKTALREREAAPIRLTWQGAQHRAFLDYLDPQAADQALAALEGLSLNGHDLQAELAKSQRGGRRPGPSNRRPRPNTGPKNTARESRESTSEAEADSPKQELNHNE is encoded by the exons ATGGAGGCCGTTATTACGATTAATCCCG gTGCCACGAAATGGGACATCCGAGAGAAAGTTTGGGATTACATTGAAGCTAAGAATCTTGCAAACTTTCCAAGGCCTGTTCACAACAGAATCCCCAATTTTAAG GGTGCGATCCCGGCCTGTGACCGTCTCTCAGCCCTGCAGGAGTTCAAGTCCAGCCAGACGGTCAAAGTGAACCCGGACCGACCCCAGCAGCAGGCACGCTACATCACCCTGGAT GCGAGGAAAACCCTGCTGGTGCCGACCCCTCGCCTTCGCACAGGACTCTTCAATAAGATTGTCCCGCCTGAGGGAGCAAGCAAAGAAGAACTGAGAGTGTGCTCCACCTCGCAG GGAGTGAAGGAGTTCAGTGTCCCTGTGGGTCTGGATTCCAAGGTTCAGGTGGATCTTCTGGTGGTTGGCTCTGTGGCCGTGTCTGAGAAAG gTTACCGAATAGGTAAAGGAGAGGGCTTTGCTGACATGGAGTATGCCATGATGCTCTGCATGGGGGCTGTGACAGAATCCACTGTGGTGGTTACCATCGTCCATGACTGCCAG GTTGTTGACATCCCAGAGGATCTGATTGAGAGCCATGACATCACTGTGGACTACATCCTCACCCCGACCAGAGTCATCAAGACAGACTGCCAACGCCCCAAGCCCCCGGGCGTCATCTGGACTAAG CTGAACGCTGAGATGCTGGAGAAGATCCCCGTGCTGAAGAAGCTCCGGGCCTTGGAGGAGGAGCAAGGGAAGGACGTGACCCTGGGGACCCACCCTCCCCCGCAGCCCAGGGAAAGGGCCAGGAGGGAGCCCCGGAGGGACAGAGAGCCCAGGTCAGAGGGTGATAGACCCCGGCGTGAGCCCAGGCGCAGGCCTAGACGGAACACCCAAGAGGACTCTGAGAGGGACCTCAACGGGGAGTCCAGAGAGGAGACTGAGCAGAAACCCAGACGACGCCCACCaagagtgaggagggagggggacagagaggggggtaggGAGGGTGACGGGGAGGGAGGccaggagggaggcagagaggggggtagGAGGGTCAGGGGATTCCGCAATGGGGGCTTCCGTGAGGGGGGCAGAGATGGAAGTAGGGgaagaggcagaggaggaggCCGGGAGGGGGccagggggaggggaagagaggtggACAGGGATGGAGTCGGGCAAGAGGGCAGGGAGGAAGGTGGCGAGCCCCGTGAGCGCAGGCCCCCCCTGACCGTGACCACAGTGTACCTGGGGGGCATCCCTGCCGGGCTGCGTGTCAGCGAGCTGAAGACTGCTCTCCGGGAGAGGGAGGCAGCCCCCATCCGTCTCACGTGGCAGGGTGCTCAGCACCGGGCCTTCCTGGACTACTTAGACCCCCAGGCTGCAGACCAGGCCCTGGCCGCCCTGGAGGGGCTCTCCCTGAACGGCCACGACCTGCAGGCTGAGCTGGCCAAGAGCCAGAGGGGAGGCAGGAGGCCAGGTCCAAGCAACCGGAGGCCCAGACCAAATACAGGCCCCAAAAATACAGCtagagaaagtagagagagtACGAGTGAAGCAGAGGCAGATTCCCCCAAGCAGGAGCTCAACCATAACGAGTAA
- the LOC106587375 gene encoding methenyltetrahydrofolate synthase domain-containing protein isoform X1: MEAVITINPGATKWDIREKVWDYIEAKNLANFPRPVHNRIPNFKGAHTACAKVSELQVFNETDEVKVDPDKPLEGARLAVLQARKTLLVPTPRLRTGLFNKIVPPEGASKEELRVCSTSQGVKEFSVPVGLDSKVQVDLLVVGSVAVSEKGYRIGKGEGFADMEYAMMLCMGAVTESTVVVTIVHDCQVVDIPEDLIESHDITVDYILTPTRVIKTDCQRPKPPGVIWTKLNAEMLEKIPVLKKLRALEEEQGKDVTLGTHPPPQPRERARREPRRDREPRSEGDRPRREPRRRPRRNTQEDSERDLNGESREETEQKPRRRPPRVRREGDREGGREGDGEGGQEGGREGGRRVRGFRNGGFREGGRDGSRGRGRGGGREGARGRGREVDRDGVGQEGREEGGEPRERRPPLTVTTVYLGGIPAGLRVSELKTALREREAAPIRLTWQGAQHRAFLDYLDPQAADQALAALEGLSLNGHDLQAELAKSQRGGRRPGPSNRRPRPNTGPKNTARESRESTSEAEADSPKQELNHNE; encoded by the exons ATGGAGGCCGTTATTACGATTAATCCCG gTGCCACGAAATGGGACATCCGAGAGAAAGTTTGGGATTACATTGAAGCTAAGAATCTTGCAAACTTTCCAAGGCCTGTTCACAACAGAATCCCCAATTTTAAG GGTGCCCACACTGCCTGCGCCAAGGTGTCGGAGCTGCAGGTATTCaatgagactgacgaggtgaAGGTGGACCCTGACAAGCCGCTGGAGGGGGCGAGGCTGGCCGTGCTGCAG GCGAGGAAAACCCTGCTGGTGCCGACCCCTCGCCTTCGCACAGGACTCTTCAATAAGATTGTCCCGCCTGAGGGAGCAAGCAAAGAAGAACTGAGAGTGTGCTCCACCTCGCAG GGAGTGAAGGAGTTCAGTGTCCCTGTGGGTCTGGATTCCAAGGTTCAGGTGGATCTTCTGGTGGTTGGCTCTGTGGCCGTGTCTGAGAAAG gTTACCGAATAGGTAAAGGAGAGGGCTTTGCTGACATGGAGTATGCCATGATGCTCTGCATGGGGGCTGTGACAGAATCCACTGTGGTGGTTACCATCGTCCATGACTGCCAG GTTGTTGACATCCCAGAGGATCTGATTGAGAGCCATGACATCACTGTGGACTACATCCTCACCCCGACCAGAGTCATCAAGACAGACTGCCAACGCCCCAAGCCCCCGGGCGTCATCTGGACTAAG CTGAACGCTGAGATGCTGGAGAAGATCCCCGTGCTGAAGAAGCTCCGGGCCTTGGAGGAGGAGCAAGGGAAGGACGTGACCCTGGGGACCCACCCTCCCCCGCAGCCCAGGGAAAGGGCCAGGAGGGAGCCCCGGAGGGACAGAGAGCCCAGGTCAGAGGGTGATAGACCCCGGCGTGAGCCCAGGCGCAGGCCTAGACGGAACACCCAAGAGGACTCTGAGAGGGACCTCAACGGGGAGTCCAGAGAGGAGACTGAGCAGAAACCCAGACGACGCCCACCaagagtgaggagggagggggacagagaggggggtaggGAGGGTGACGGGGAGGGAGGccaggagggaggcagagaggggggtagGAGGGTCAGGGGATTCCGCAATGGGGGCTTCCGTGAGGGGGGCAGAGATGGAAGTAGGGgaagaggcagaggaggaggCCGGGAGGGGGccagggggaggggaagagaggtggACAGGGATGGAGTCGGGCAAGAGGGCAGGGAGGAAGGTGGCGAGCCCCGTGAGCGCAGGCCCCCCCTGACCGTGACCACAGTGTACCTGGGGGGCATCCCTGCCGGGCTGCGTGTCAGCGAGCTGAAGACTGCTCTCCGGGAGAGGGAGGCAGCCCCCATCCGTCTCACGTGGCAGGGTGCTCAGCACCGGGCCTTCCTGGACTACTTAGACCCCCAGGCTGCAGACCAGGCCCTGGCCGCCCTGGAGGGGCTCTCCCTGAACGGCCACGACCTGCAGGCTGAGCTGGCCAAGAGCCAGAGGGGAGGCAGGAGGCCAGGTCCAAGCAACCGGAGGCCCAGACCAAATACAGGCCCCAAAAATACAGCtagagaaagtagagagagtACGAGTGAAGCAGAGGCAGATTCCCCCAAGCAGGAGCTCAACCATAACGAGTAA